Proteins encoded within one genomic window of Eurosta solidaginis isolate ZX-2024a chromosome 1, ASM4086904v1, whole genome shotgun sequence:
- the LOC137239233 gene encoding putative nuclease HARBI1, which translates to MEEDLLLLLLLCEDEENEENRDRSRYLKSLRDASNPFALSENVFVQHFRLTRSLCRRLIDDLEPHDDQQTSLPITIRILSVLNFFANGSYQTCVGNNYTMPMSQASFSRSLKSVANLIVRVKGSEIESPRTVEEENIVKTGFFRKFGIKSTIGAIDCTHIAIVAPPSNNVERPLSQYLNRKGYYSINVEAVCDHRLRFTFLNANFPGATHDSGIWATSDLREYLIRKHNASSTSNQRESWLIGDQGYPLEPWLLTPVANPSTTKERKFNKIHASGRNCIERGFGVVKSRFRCLLKHRVLHYSHETAAVIITSCVILHNIMAKAGMAEDVDIVEDDHEFESDPNDSTQYTREGERTRSRYISTL; encoded by the exons ATGGAAGAAGACTTATTACTTTTGCTGTTATTGTGTGAAGATGAGGAAAATGAGGAAAATAGAGATCGCTCGAGGTACTTAAAATCCCTGAGAGATGCCAGCAATCCATTTGCCTTAAGTGAAAATGTGTTCGTTCAACATTTCCGTTTGACCCGTTCTTTGTGCCGTCGCCTTATTGATGACTTGGAACCGCACGATGATCAACAAACCTCCTTGCCAATAACGATCCGTATTCTATCGGTATTGAACTTCTTTGCTAATGGATCGTACCAAACATGCGTGGGCAACAATTACACTATGCCTATGAGCCAGGCTTCTTTTTCCAGAAGTTTGAAATCTGTGGCAAACCTAATTGTGAGAGTTAAGGGCAGTGAAATCGAGTCTCCTCGCACAGTCGAAGAAGAGAATATTGTTAAAACAGG GTTTTTCCGGAAATTCGGCATAAAAAGTACAATAGGTGCAATTGATTGCACCCACATTGCCATTGTTGCTCCGCCTTCAAACAATGTGGAGCGTCCGTTAAGCCAATACCTAAACCGAAAAGGCTACTACAGCATTAATGTTGAAGCG gtATGCGATCATCGCTTGCGTTTTACATTTCTAAATGCCAACTTTCCAGGAGCGACACATGACTCAGGCATATGGGCAACGTCTGACCTACGCGAGTATTTGATACGCAAGCATAACGCCAGTTCTACTTCCAACCAAAGGGAATCATGGCTCATTGGAGATCAAGGATACCCTTTGGAACCATGGCTTCTCACACCAGTTGCAAACCCAAGTACCACGAAAGAACGGAAGTTTAATAAGATACATGCATCTGGAAGAAATTGTATAGAAAGAGGATTTGGTGTTGTGAAGTCGCGTTTTAGGTGCTTGCTTAAGCATCGAGTGCTACATTATTCTCACGAAACAGCTGCTGTTATTATTACGAGCTGCGTCATATTGCACAACATCATGGCAAAAGCTGGTATGGCAGAGGACGTAGATATCGTTGAAGATGATCATGAATTCGAAAGTGATCCAAATGACTCTACTCAGTACACCCGCGAGGGAGAGAGAACACGGTCTAGATACATATCAACTCTTTAA